Proteins from one Fischerella sp. PCC 9605 genomic window:
- a CDS encoding phycobilisome rod-core linker polypeptide — translation MALPVHEYKPTTQNQRVRSFGRADLNEDTPYIYRLEDTNSSGEVEELIWAAYRQVFNEQEILQFNRQIALETQLKNRSITVRDFIRGLAKSERFYQLVVAANSNYRLVEMCLKRLLGRTPYNQEEEIAWSIQIATRGWGGFVDTLIDSEEYEQAFGDYTVPYQRKRMSTDRPFSFTPRYGAEYRDKAGIIQTSWVHHTEWYGFLTQSPYPQKVDWRTITAVVVGLSGIVTFLLVLNWFVNTSAF, via the coding sequence ATGGCACTACCTGTACATGAATACAAACCCACTACTCAAAATCAAAGAGTTCGTAGTTTTGGCAGGGCGGATTTAAATGAAGATACTCCTTATATTTACCGTCTTGAAGATACGAACTCTAGTGGTGAAGTTGAAGAACTGATTTGGGCAGCCTACCGCCAAGTCTTTAACGAACAGGAAATTCTTCAGTTTAATCGTCAAATTGCCTTGGAAACACAACTGAAAAATCGATCAATTACAGTGCGTGATTTTATCCGAGGTTTAGCGAAATCAGAGCGATTTTATCAGCTGGTGGTTGCAGCCAACAGCAATTATCGGCTGGTGGAAATGTGCTTAAAACGTTTGTTGGGCCGCACTCCCTACAATCAAGAAGAAGAAATTGCTTGGTCTATTCAAATCGCTACTCGCGGTTGGGGAGGATTTGTAGATACGCTCATAGATAGCGAGGAGTACGAACAAGCCTTTGGCGACTATACCGTACCCTATCAGCGCAAGCGGATGTCTACAGATAGACCATTCAGCTTTACCCCGCGCTATGGTGCAGAGTATCGTGACAAGGCAGGCATTATTCAGACTAGTTGGGTACATCACACCGAATGGTATGGTTTTTTAACTCAATCACCATATCCTCAGAAAGTGGATTGGAGAACAATAACCGCTGTAGTAGTTGGACTCTCTGGAATCGTCACTTTCTTGCTTGTACTAAATTGGTTCGTAAATACTTCTGCCTTCTAA
- a CDS encoding phycobilisome rod-core linker polypeptide, whose amino-acid sequence MALPLLEYKPSSQNHRVKSFGVADRNEDTPYIYRLEDVSSFTDMQNVIWAAYRQVFSEHEILKFNRQQHIESQLKNGSLTVRDFIRGLAKSEAFYRLVVSVNNNYRLVDICLKRFLGRSAYNKEEEIAWSIVIGTKGFGGFVDALIDSDEYTEAFGDNTVPYQRKRLVDRPYNLVTPRYGEDFQESAGTVTTDWRFTVEKFYSRKSQERRLAEGDPRKYADMAAAIDAKGNYAQNIRAADLDYMSLVPNRGGSRR is encoded by the coding sequence ATGGCACTGCCATTACTTGAATACAAACCTAGCAGTCAAAATCATCGGGTAAAAAGCTTTGGAGTAGCTGACCGGAATGAAGATACACCGTATATTTACCGCCTAGAAGATGTCAGCTCTTTCACTGACATGCAAAACGTCATTTGGGCGGCTTATCGTCAAGTTTTCAGCGAACATGAGATTCTCAAGTTCAATCGCCAGCAGCACATCGAATCTCAGCTGAAAAATGGCTCACTGACTGTACGGGACTTCATCCGTGGTTTAGCAAAATCTGAAGCCTTCTACCGGTTGGTTGTCTCGGTTAACAACAATTACCGTCTCGTAGACATCTGTCTGAAGCGCTTTTTAGGTCGTTCTGCTTACAACAAAGAAGAAGAAATCGCTTGGTCAATTGTCATTGGTACCAAAGGTTTTGGCGGCTTTGTTGATGCCCTCATCGACAGCGATGAATACACCGAGGCATTTGGCGACAACACCGTACCTTACCAGCGCAAGCGCTTAGTAGATCGTCCCTACAATTTGGTAACTCCTCGCTATGGCGAAGACTTCCAAGAAAGTGCTGGCACTGTTACAACTGACTGGCGCTTTACTGTGGAAAAATTCTACAGCCGCAAATCCCAAGAACGGCGGCTGGCAGAAGGCGATCCGCGTAAATACGCTGACATGGCAGCTGCAATTGATGCCAAAGGCAACTACGCTCAAAACATTCGTGCGGCCGATCTGGATTACATGAGCTTAGTGCCTAATCGTGGTGGTAGCAGACGCTAA
- a CDS encoding shikimate dehydrogenase produces the protein MQQLITGKTKLLGVIGHPVEHSLSPVMHNAAIAHLGLDYIYLPFPIKPEDLQAAIAGFAAIGVVGFSVTIPHKQAILPFLSAIEPIAQAVGAVNTVVRKHNQWLGTNTDVEGFLAPLQTYHQNWSQKIAVILGNGGAARAVVAGCTQLGCAEIHVVGRNVQRLREFRKSWENSPLAVNLDIHKWEELPQLIPQAHLLVNTTPIGMYPKVEESPLSAEEMADLQPGAIAYDLIYTPNPTKFLQQAQQVGAIAIDGLEMLVQQGAAALKIWLQQETVPVDVMRQALQKHLGLG, from the coding sequence ATGCAACAATTAATTACAGGCAAAACCAAATTGCTAGGAGTGATTGGGCATCCGGTAGAGCATTCACTATCACCAGTGATGCACAATGCAGCGATCGCTCACTTGGGACTGGATTATATCTACCTTCCCTTTCCGATTAAACCAGAGGATCTACAAGCCGCTATTGCTGGTTTTGCAGCTATTGGGGTTGTGGGGTTTAGCGTTACAATTCCTCACAAACAGGCGATATTACCTTTTTTATCAGCGATCGAACCAATTGCCCAAGCTGTGGGAGCAGTCAACACAGTTGTGCGTAAACATAACCAATGGCTTGGTACAAATACTGATGTGGAAGGATTTCTCGCTCCTTTGCAAACATATCACCAAAACTGGAGTCAAAAAATAGCAGTGATCTTGGGTAATGGTGGTGCAGCGAGGGCAGTTGTAGCAGGTTGTACGCAGTTGGGTTGTGCAGAAATTCATGTTGTTGGGCGCAACGTGCAGCGGTTAAGAGAATTCCGCAAGAGTTGGGAAAATTCACCCCTAGCAGTTAATCTTGACATCCATAAATGGGAAGAATTGCCACAGTTAATTCCGCAAGCACACTTACTAGTGAACACAACTCCTATTGGCATGTATCCCAAGGTGGAAGAGTCGCCTTTGAGTGCAGAGGAAATGGCAGATTTGCAACCAGGTGCGATCGCCTATGATTTGATTTACACCCCAAATCCGACGAAATTTTTACAACAGGCGCAACAGGTGGGTGCAATAGCTATAGATGGATTGGAAATGCTTGTCCAACAAGGCGCAGCAGCGTTGAAAATCTGGTTACAACAGGAAACTGTGCCTGTGGATGTGATGCGTCAAGCTTTGCAAAAGCATCTGGGTTTGGGGTAA
- a CDS encoding FG-GAP repeat domain-containing protein: MLDSISTRSSAIQSAPISTTENSANKTDISTPSYYGRSSGADSAVAIPVPGLENPNPIFNSAAISPDFDGDGKDDKFWRNSQTGEVAIWFMNGREVRSSDFVKNADGSNRTMGADWDFRIADFNGDNKTDVLWRNKSTGENVVWLMDGTTIASEASLAQLGPEWTASIADFNGDKKTDVLWRNTNTGENSVWLMDGTTVTTPASLETTDTNWTANIVDFNGDAKTDILWRNQATGENTLWTMDGTNATASALPTLGSEWEATFGDFDLNYQTDVLWRNKTTGENKLWLINGGNVGTEAVLPTLEGAGWKPLIGDFDGNGKTDILWSNQETGQNKVWLMDGANVVSETERDAPSAAWIPSIGDFDGDGRTDIFSRNYETGENAIVTIDSTDPQPSTLPTLGKEWYTF, translated from the coding sequence ATGTTGGATTCTATTTCTACTCGTAGTAGTGCAATCCAATCAGCTCCAATCTCAACAACAGAGAACAGTGCCAACAAGACCGATATAAGTACTCCGTCTTACTATGGGCGTTCTTCAGGAGCAGATTCTGCGGTTGCAATTCCTGTTCCTGGTTTGGAAAATCCAAATCCCATCTTCAACAGTGCAGCTATTTCGCCAGATTTCGATGGTGATGGTAAAGATGATAAATTCTGGCGTAACTCTCAAACTGGTGAAGTCGCCATTTGGTTCATGAACGGTAGAGAAGTTCGCTCTAGTGATTTTGTGAAGAATGCTGATGGTAGCAACCGAACAATGGGTGCAGACTGGGATTTTAGGATTGCCGATTTCAACGGTGATAACAAAACTGACGTACTCTGGCGCAATAAATCAACAGGTGAAAACGTCGTTTGGCTGATGGATGGCACAACAATTGCCTCTGAGGCTTCATTGGCGCAATTAGGCCCGGAGTGGACAGCTAGCATTGCAGATTTCAATGGAGATAAAAAAACTGACGTCCTTTGGCGGAACACGAACACAGGAGAGAACTCTGTTTGGCTGATGGATGGCACAACAGTTACCACTCCAGCTTCTCTAGAAACTACCGATACCAACTGGACAGCCAACATCGTTGATTTCAACGGCGACGCCAAGACAGACATCTTGTGGCGCAATCAAGCAACAGGTGAAAATACCTTATGGACAATGGATGGCACAAACGCTACCGCGTCTGCTTTGCCGACACTTGGTTCTGAATGGGAAGCTACCTTTGGCGATTTTGACCTCAATTACCAAACTGACGTTCTCTGGCGCAATAAAACAACGGGTGAGAACAAACTTTGGCTAATCAATGGTGGAAATGTCGGTACTGAAGCTGTTCTACCTACACTTGAGGGTGCAGGTTGGAAACCACTGATTGGTGACTTTGACGGCAATGGCAAGACCGATATCTTGTGGTCTAACCAGGAAACTGGTCAGAACAAGGTATGGCTAATGGATGGTGCAAATGTTGTTAGTGAAACTGAAAGGGATGCACCTAGCGCTGCCTGGATACCCAGTATAGGCGATTTTGATGGCGATGGTAGAACCGACATCTTCTCGCGCAATTACGAAACAGGTGAAAACGCCATTGTGACAATTGATAGTACCGATCCTCAGCCTTCAACTCTACCAACACTTGGTAAAGAATGGTACACTTTCTAG
- a CDS encoding phycobilisome rod-core linker polypeptide produces MSIPLLQYKPSSQNQRVPGYEVPNEDTPRIYRLEDSPTESEIKELIWAGYRQVFSEHENLQFYRQKNLESQLKNRAITTRDFIRGLAKSEAFRRLVVETNSNYRVVELCLKRFLGRAPYNKDEEIAWSITIATKGFSGFVDALIDSEEYQTNFGDNTIPYQRRRFKDRPFNLVTPRYGNYWRDKQETERYKWGDINNFLDMAKSIEIKTVSYTPVSTANIQIPDTTREAKPQGIPVSISPSASFPVR; encoded by the coding sequence ATGTCAATACCTCTATTGCAATATAAACCGAGTTCCCAGAACCAGCGTGTTCCTGGTTACGAAGTACCTAACGAAGATACTCCCAGAATCTATCGCTTAGAAGATTCTCCTACTGAAAGCGAAATCAAAGAATTAATTTGGGCTGGGTATCGGCAAGTATTCAGCGAACACGAAAACCTGCAATTTTATCGCCAAAAAAATTTAGAATCCCAGTTAAAGAACCGGGCAATTACCACACGCGATTTTATTCGTGGTTTAGCAAAATCAGAAGCATTCCGTCGCCTAGTTGTAGAGACAAACTCTAACTACCGCGTCGTGGAACTTTGCCTCAAACGGTTTTTAGGTCGTGCACCTTACAACAAAGACGAAGAAATTGCTTGGTCAATTACAATTGCTACCAAAGGTTTTAGTGGCTTTGTTGATGCTTTGATAGACTCTGAAGAGTATCAAACCAACTTTGGTGATAATACTATTCCCTACCAACGCCGTCGCTTTAAAGATAGACCCTTTAATTTGGTAACACCTCGTTACGGTAATTACTGGCGCGATAAACAAGAAACTGAGCGCTACAAGTGGGGTGATATTAATAACTTCTTGGATATGGCGAAGTCCATTGAAATTAAGACAGTTTCCTACACCCCTGTTAGTACTGCTAACATCCAAATTCCCGATACAACACGGGAGGCAAAACCGCAGGGTATTCCTGTTTCTATCAGTCCGAGTGCGAGTTTTCCTGTACGTTAA
- a CDS encoding FG-GAP repeat domain-containing protein, with translation MSASNNSLSLSVDTSASKYAQIATNTFDDKVVPNTNFSLGRSSESIDEKQPLAAAKNPNPNTRFSNAAIVADFNGDGKTDKFWRNPETGETAVWLMDGTNPNAASLPAVDASWDFAYADFNRDSKTDIFWRNKNSGETVIWLMDGTNIATQASLQTINPSWTFSIADFNGDGKSDIFWRNAQTGENATWFINDTTVTTAAFLPSADATWNYSIVDFNGDGKNDVFWRNNITGENKVWFMDGTNASEYGLAKLEGTWDFSSGDFNGDGRTDILWRNAETGENSVWLMNGIFISGGSLSNMDSAWKSSIGDFNGDGRTDVFWHNENTGENTAWLMDGTSIGTAAFLPATDLAWQPSIGDFNGDGKTDVFWRNNTTGDDVVWLMDGTTANSVSIPQVAPGWYAY, from the coding sequence ATGTCTGCCTCTAACAATTCCTTGAGTTTGTCTGTAGATACTAGTGCATCAAAATATGCTCAAATTGCTACAAATACTTTTGATGACAAGGTTGTCCCCAATACTAATTTCAGCCTTGGGCGTTCCTCAGAATCTATAGATGAAAAGCAGCCTTTAGCAGCTGCAAAAAACCCCAATCCTAATACCAGATTCAGCAATGCAGCAATTGTTGCTGATTTCAATGGCGACGGTAAAACTGATAAATTTTGGCGTAACCCGGAAACTGGTGAAACCGCTGTTTGGTTGATGGATGGCACTAACCCCAATGCAGCTTCTCTGCCTGCTGTTGATGCATCCTGGGACTTTGCTTATGCTGATTTCAACCGTGATAGCAAAACCGATATCTTCTGGCGGAATAAAAACAGTGGTGAAACAGTCATTTGGCTGATGGATGGCACAAATATTGCCACTCAGGCTTCATTACAGACAATAAATCCATCCTGGACTTTTAGCATTGCAGATTTCAATGGCGATGGTAAGAGTGATATTTTTTGGCGCAATGCTCAAACTGGTGAGAATGCTACTTGGTTTATCAATGATACAACAGTTACGACTGCGGCATTTTTACCCTCAGCTGACGCAACTTGGAATTACAGCATTGTCGATTTTAATGGCGATGGCAAGAACGATGTTTTTTGGCGCAACAATATCACAGGTGAAAATAAAGTATGGTTTATGGATGGTACAAATGCGTCGGAATACGGTTTGGCAAAATTAGAAGGTACTTGGGATTTTAGCAGTGGTGATTTTAATGGCGATGGCAGGACTGATATCCTCTGGCGCAATGCTGAAACTGGTGAAAATAGCGTATGGCTAATGAATGGCATTTTCATCAGTGGGGGTTCTCTATCAAATATGGACTCTGCTTGGAAATCTTCTATTGGCGACTTCAACGGCGATGGTAGGACAGATGTCTTCTGGCACAACGAGAATACTGGTGAGAATACCGCTTGGTTGATGGATGGCACATCAATTGGTACTGCGGCTTTTCTACCTGCAACTGACTTAGCTTGGCAGCCTAGCATCGGCGATTTTAACGGTGATGGTAAAACAGATGTCTTCTGGCGCAACAACACAACCGGTGATGATGTTGTTTGGCTGATGGATGGCACCACTGCCAATAGTGTTTCTATACCACAAGTTGCCCCTGGATGGTATGCTTACTAA
- a CDS encoding DUF1802 family protein, translating to MVTTTFHALKEWAVAVTALEAGKTIMLLRKGGIHERNGRFQVAHDRILLYPTYEHQQPFLLKPEYANLVYPVTPGWRPETVRIGSWAKITDIFPVNDEAIVSALLPFHIWNEHFISDRLKWKVRQPLYILLLRAYKLPQVQEIPYLCEYGGCKSWIDLAQPIDIRGVEPVLSDSTYSQLVTEIRDIVGDKFYAPCV from the coding sequence ATGGTGACTACAACTTTTCACGCACTCAAAGAATGGGCAGTTGCCGTCACTGCTTTAGAAGCTGGCAAAACAATTATGCTGCTTCGCAAAGGCGGTATCCACGAACGCAACGGACGTTTCCAAGTTGCCCACGATCGGATTTTGCTCTACCCGACTTACGAACATCAACAGCCTTTTCTACTAAAACCTGAGTATGCCAATCTTGTTTATCCTGTGACACCAGGCTGGCGTCCAGAAACAGTTCGCATTGGCAGTTGGGCAAAAATCACCGATATTTTTCCTGTCAATGACGAAGCAATAGTTAGCGCCTTGCTTCCGTTTCATATTTGGAACGAGCATTTTATTAGCGATCGCCTGAAATGGAAAGTGCGCCAACCATTGTATATTCTGTTGTTACGGGCTTACAAACTACCCCAAGTTCAGGAAATTCCCTATCTTTGTGAATATGGAGGTTGTAAGTCATGGATTGATTTAGCCCAACCGATTGATATACGAGGAGTAGAACCAGTTTTATCGGATTCCACTTACTCTCAGCTAGTAACGGAAATTCGCGATATCGTCGGTGACAAGTTCTATGCGCCATGCGTCTGA
- a CDS encoding aminopeptidase P N-terminal domain-containing protein has translation MHKEYQQRRKALMSKIGNGTAIFRSAPMAVMHNDVEYTFRQDSDFFYLTGFNEPQAVAVLSPHHPEHQFVLFVQPKDREQEVWSGYRCGVEAAKEVYGADEAYPITELDEKLPQYLEKADRIYYRLGRDRPFNEKILDHWQRLMRTYPKRGTGPIAIEDTGPILHSMRLIKSDAELELMHKAADIAVEAHNHAMKFTAPGRYEYEVQAEIEHIFRKRGAMGPAYPSIIASGANACVLHYIENNRQMQDNELLLIDAGCAYDYYNSDITRTFPVGGKFTCEQKALYEIVLEAQKQAIAQVQPGNPYNLVHDTAVRVLTEGLVELGILKGEIDKLIEEEKYKPVYMHRTGHWLGLDVHDVGVYQHGDNPQVLQPGQVLTVEPGLYIVPGTKLAEDQPEIAQRWIGIGIRIEDDVLVTPTGHEVLTAGVPKEVEDVER, from the coding sequence ATGCACAAAGAATATCAACAGCGTCGGAAAGCATTGATGTCAAAGATTGGTAATGGTACTGCGATCTTTCGTAGTGCCCCAATGGCAGTAATGCACAACGATGTGGAATACACTTTTCGCCAAGATAGTGATTTCTTTTATTTGACTGGCTTTAACGAACCGCAAGCAGTGGCGGTTCTATCGCCTCATCACCCAGAACATCAGTTTGTGCTGTTTGTGCAACCCAAGGATCGGGAACAGGAAGTTTGGAGTGGTTATCGCTGTGGAGTAGAAGCAGCGAAAGAAGTGTATGGGGCGGATGAAGCTTACCCGATTACGGAACTAGATGAAAAATTGCCTCAGTATTTGGAAAAGGCAGACCGGATCTATTATCGCTTGGGACGCGATCGCCCTTTTAACGAAAAAATCCTCGACCATTGGCAACGCTTGATGCGGACTTATCCGAAACGGGGTACAGGGCCGATTGCCATTGAAGATACTGGCCCCATCCTTCACAGTATGCGACTTATCAAAAGTGACGCAGAACTGGAGTTAATGCACAAAGCTGCTGACATCGCAGTGGAAGCACACAACCACGCGATGAAATTTACTGCACCGGGACGTTACGAGTACGAAGTGCAGGCGGAAATTGAACACATTTTCCGCAAGCGCGGTGCAATGGGGCCTGCCTATCCTTCAATTATTGCCTCTGGTGCAAACGCCTGCGTGCTGCACTACATAGAGAATAATCGCCAGATGCAAGATAACGAGTTACTGCTGATTGATGCTGGCTGTGCCTATGATTATTACAACTCGGATATTACGCGCACATTTCCGGTAGGGGGTAAGTTTACCTGCGAACAAAAAGCGCTGTACGAGATTGTTTTAGAAGCACAAAAACAAGCGATCGCCCAAGTGCAACCAGGCAATCCTTATAATTTAGTTCACGATACCGCCGTGCGCGTCCTTACAGAAGGCTTGGTAGAACTTGGTATTCTCAAAGGCGAAATAGACAAATTAATAGAAGAAGAGAAATACAAGCCAGTTTACATGCACCGTACTGGCCATTGGCTAGGCTTGGATGTGCATGACGTGGGAGTTTACCAACACGGCGACAACCCGCAAGTTTTACAACCGGGTCAAGTGCTAACAGTAGAACCGGGACTTTACATAGTGCCGGGTACTAAACTAGCAGAAGACCAACCAGAAATTGCTCAACGTTGGATTGGTATTGGTATCCGCATTGAAGATGATGTTTTGGTAACACCCACAGGACATGAAGTGTTAACTGCTGGCGTTCCCAAGGAAGTAGAAGACGTGGAAAGATAA
- a CDS encoding pentapeptide repeat-containing protein yields the protein MANQEHLALLRAGALTWIEWRSKNPQIEPDLSTANLCGDNLKGANLSGADLRGANLHRAILIEANLSVVNFSLANLSGAKLTRADLSHANLIGADLSEANLKDAAIADANLIGADLRSANLRGADLGAAKLHRTNLCFANLIEANLIAADLSKANLYDAEMIGAYLYKTDLYKANLSNAHLSCAYLLRANLVEAELSKADLRWTNLTGANLAGANLRGANLSGANLRGANLSGANLQETIMPKS from the coding sequence ATGGCAAATCAAGAGCATCTGGCTTTACTAAGAGCAGGTGCGCTCACATGGATTGAGTGGAGAAGTAAAAATCCCCAGATAGAACCAGACCTCAGCACCGCCAACCTCTGTGGGGATAACCTCAAAGGCGCGAACCTCAGCGGTGCTGACCTCAGAGGTGCTAACCTCCACAGAGCAATCCTCATTGAAGCTAACCTGAGCGTAGTTAACTTCAGTCTTGCTAACTTGAGCGGTGCTAAACTGACACGGGCAGATCTGAGTCATGCTAATTTGATCGGTGCTGACTTGAGTGAGGCGAATCTCAAAGACGCGGCGATCGCTGACGCTAACCTCATTGGAGCTGACTTGAGAAGTGCTAACTTGAGAGGTGCTGATTTAGGTGCAGCAAAGCTTCACCGCACTAACCTCTGTTTTGCCAATCTCATCGAAGCTAACTTGATTGCAGCTGATCTCAGCAAAGCCAATCTGTACGACGCGGAAATGATCGGAGCTTACCTTTACAAAACTGATCTGTACAAAGCTAATCTTAGTAATGCTCATCTCAGTTGTGCATACTTGTTGCGGGCTAACCTTGTGGAGGCTGAGTTGAGCAAAGCTGACTTAAGATGGACTAACCTCACAGGAGCGAACTTGGCAGGGGCTAATCTCAGAGGGGCTAACCTCAGCGGCGCTAATCTGAGAGGAGCTAACCTTAGCGGTGCGAATCTCCAGGAGACAATTATGCCTAAATCTTGA
- a CDS encoding alpha/beta fold hydrolase translates to MQATTAFSTNPIPGKYWQWRGHNVYYVQAGKPQPQRPPLLLVHGFGASTDHWRKNIAELCNDFEVWAIDLLGFGRSAKPKLEYGGNLWRDQLYDFITQIIGQKAVLAGNSLGGYASLCVAAQRSDAAAGLVLLNSAGPFSEKQPTAEPEALQAQIEPPQQQPEPLQKLLGDVAKWIFQQPLAQFVLFQYVRQKRIIRQTLEKVYLDKSAITDQLVEEIYRPACDSGAFDVFSSVFRTPQGEKVDILLKQLTCPLLLLWGEADPWMQARERSQKFRQYYPELTEHFLRAGHCPHDEVPDQVNSLLRDWVCSVVMS, encoded by the coding sequence ATGCAGGCAACGACAGCCTTCTCTACAAACCCAATTCCCGGCAAATATTGGCAGTGGCGAGGGCATAATGTTTACTACGTACAAGCAGGAAAACCTCAGCCCCAACGTCCACCTCTGTTATTAGTGCATGGGTTTGGTGCTTCTACTGACCACTGGCGCAAAAATATCGCCGAACTGTGTAACGATTTTGAAGTTTGGGCGATCGACTTGTTGGGATTCGGACGTTCAGCCAAGCCAAAATTGGAGTATGGCGGTAACTTGTGGCGCGATCAACTGTATGACTTTATTACGCAAATAATAGGTCAAAAAGCAGTACTAGCAGGTAATTCCCTTGGTGGTTATGCTAGCTTGTGTGTTGCAGCCCAACGTTCTGATGCAGCGGCTGGTTTGGTGTTACTCAACAGTGCAGGCCCGTTTAGCGAGAAGCAGCCTACAGCTGAACCGGAAGCATTGCAAGCCCAAATTGAACCACCCCAACAACAACCGGAACCGTTACAAAAACTGTTGGGCGATGTTGCCAAGTGGATTTTTCAACAACCTTTAGCCCAGTTTGTGTTATTTCAATACGTGCGGCAAAAGAGGATAATTCGGCAAACCCTAGAGAAGGTTTATCTTGACAAAAGTGCGATTACAGACCAATTAGTAGAAGAAATTTATCGCCCTGCTTGCGATTCGGGTGCTTTTGATGTGTTTTCCTCGGTCTTCAGGACTCCCCAAGGAGAAAAAGTTGATATCCTCTTAAAGCAATTAACTTGTCCGTTATTGCTATTGTGGGGAGAAGCCGATCCTTGGATGCAAGCGAGAGAACGTTCTCAGAAGTTTCGGCAATACTATCCTGAACTGACAGAACACTTCTTGCGGGCAGGCCATTGTCCTCATGACGAAGTACCAGATCAGGTCAATTCTCTGCTGCGGGATTGGGTTTGTTCGGTAGTTATGAGTTAG
- a CDS encoding aldo/keto reductase, translating into MEKRRLSKSDVKTTPILMGTWQAGKKAWVGIEDTESIKAIRAAFEAGITTIDTDEVYGDGHSERIVAEALSDVRDRVEYATKVFANHLKYDQVIEACDRSLKNLKTDYIDLYQIHWPSGAFNSEIVPIEETMNALNHLKQQGKIRAIGVSNFSRTQLEEAAKYGRIDSLQPPYSLFWRQVEKDTMPYCIENNISILAYSPLAQGLLTGKFPPDHKFDPQDNRAKNILFQGENFVRAQQALEKLRPIAARHQCSLAQLALAWLIAQPQTQAIAGARHPQQATDNAQAAAIQLSQAELQEIDAIGRIVTDHLDDSSSVMWN; encoded by the coding sequence ATGGAAAAGCGTCGCTTGAGTAAATCGGATGTGAAAACTACACCCATTCTCATGGGAACTTGGCAAGCTGGTAAAAAAGCGTGGGTGGGAATTGAAGATACGGAGTCGATTAAAGCCATACGTGCAGCTTTTGAAGCTGGCATCACTACCATAGATACAGATGAAGTCTATGGTGACGGACATTCAGAGCGAATTGTTGCCGAAGCTTTATCTGATGTGCGCGATCGAGTCGAGTATGCTACTAAGGTTTTTGCCAACCATCTCAAGTACGATCAAGTCATCGAGGCTTGCGATCGCTCTTTGAAAAATCTCAAAACTGACTACATCGATCTTTACCAAATTCATTGGCCTTCTGGCGCGTTCAACAGTGAAATAGTTCCCATAGAAGAGACAATGAACGCCCTCAACCACCTCAAACAGCAAGGTAAAATCAGGGCGATCGGTGTTTCTAACTTTTCCCGCACCCAGTTAGAAGAAGCAGCCAAGTACGGACGAATAGATAGCTTACAACCGCCCTATTCCCTATTCTGGCGGCAGGTAGAAAAGGATACCATGCCATATTGTATAGAAAATAATATCTCCATCCTTGCCTACTCACCGCTAGCACAAGGGTTATTAACAGGTAAATTTCCCCCCGATCATAAATTTGACCCTCAAGATAACCGTGCTAAAAATATACTGTTTCAGGGAGAAAACTTTGTTCGCGCCCAACAAGCTTTAGAAAAACTACGTCCAATTGCAGCACGCCATCAGTGCAGTCTAGCTCAATTAGCGCTGGCGTGGTTAATAGCCCAACCGCAAACTCAGGCGATCGCAGGCGCACGCCATCCCCAACAAGCAACAGACAACGCCCAGGCTGCTGCTATTCAACTTTCACAAGCTGAACTTCAAGAAATCGATGCCATAGGACGTATCGTCACCGACCATTTGGATGATAGTTCATCGGTTATGTGGAATTGA